From a region of the Corallococcus coralloides DSM 2259 genome:
- a CDS encoding penicillin acylase family protein: MATATGCEDDPKPVDPGPTPTTPKYTAKIKRTSYGIPHITADNYASLGFGQGYAFAQDHVCTLADQILKVRGERARFLGQGAGNRHVGSDIAYRAMDLMGRAEAAFPTLSQEMQDMVTGYVAGYNKYLEDVPADARPAECANAAWVRPISTVDLLAYNTDLTLLAGINALALTIPNATPPAVGAQSVDPKQAALRPQMPELEELQRLKLADFGSNGWAIGGERTDNGKGMVMANPHFPWEGELRLWESQLTVPGQMNVYGVGLMGVPAVLIGFNENVGWTHTFSSGQRATLYQLQLVDGKPTAYKYGSEERQMTSKTITVLVKLSEGSLTNYSQTVWFSHYGPMIAFPDSAAPGFPAGTLGWNTKTALTLRDANIDNTKFLDQFHGMNKAKSLAEFKEVYTTQQGLPWVNTMFADKDGNAWYTDATPTPNLTKDAYTKWLTEATTGSNPITAGIFQGLGFVLLNGSDPANEWQVEPGSRSPGLVPFAKVPQLERKDFVFNANDSYWLANPAQPLTGFSPLHGLENFPQSPRTRMNATVLTEVSETGASGADGKFSHEELKAAVFSNRSSMAELLLASVVERCTGKTTVTYNNTAVDISQACAILAGWNGRYDVDQKGAFVFREFLGAYTGGNLQNAGPLFSVGFNPANPIATPNTLTPAPATGDDPVLVKLAQAVVTIGRTDKKLDATLGQVQFTTRAGAPIPLHGGMHREGVTNVMSYGAARTTVFDFAQPHSATFNANTLLAKEGYPINNGSSFIMALQFTDAGPTANAVLTYSQSGDPKSPHHADQTQLYSQKQWRPILFTDAQINGDANLVETTVSGG, from the coding sequence GTGGCCACCGCCACCGGCTGTGAGGATGATCCCAAGCCCGTCGATCCGGGGCCCACCCCGACGACCCCGAAGTACACGGCGAAGATCAAGCGCACCTCCTACGGCATTCCGCACATCACCGCGGACAACTACGCCAGCCTGGGCTTCGGCCAGGGCTATGCCTTCGCGCAGGACCACGTCTGTACGCTGGCGGACCAGATCCTCAAGGTGCGCGGCGAGCGCGCGCGCTTCCTGGGTCAGGGCGCGGGCAACCGGCACGTGGGCTCCGACATCGCGTACCGGGCCATGGACCTGATGGGGCGCGCGGAAGCGGCCTTCCCCACCCTGTCGCAGGAAATGCAGGACATGGTCACGGGCTACGTGGCCGGCTACAACAAGTACCTGGAGGACGTGCCCGCGGACGCCCGTCCCGCCGAGTGCGCCAACGCGGCCTGGGTCCGGCCCATCTCCACCGTGGACCTGCTGGCGTACAACACGGACCTGACGCTGCTGGCGGGCATCAACGCGCTGGCGCTCACCATCCCGAACGCCACGCCCCCCGCCGTGGGCGCGCAGTCCGTGGACCCGAAGCAGGCCGCGCTGCGCCCGCAGATGCCGGAGCTGGAGGAGCTCCAGCGGCTGAAGCTGGCGGACTTCGGCAGCAACGGCTGGGCCATTGGCGGTGAGCGCACCGACAACGGCAAGGGCATGGTCATGGCCAACCCGCACTTCCCCTGGGAAGGCGAGCTGCGCCTGTGGGAGAGCCAGCTGACCGTGCCGGGCCAGATGAACGTCTACGGCGTGGGCCTCATGGGCGTGCCGGCGGTGCTCATCGGCTTCAACGAGAACGTGGGCTGGACGCACACGTTCTCCTCCGGCCAGCGCGCGACCCTCTACCAGCTGCAGCTCGTGGACGGGAAGCCGACCGCCTACAAGTACGGCAGCGAAGAGCGCCAGATGACCTCCAAGACGATCACCGTCCTGGTGAAGCTGTCGGAAGGCTCGCTGACGAACTACTCGCAGACCGTCTGGTTCAGCCACTACGGCCCGATGATCGCCTTCCCGGACTCGGCCGCGCCGGGCTTCCCCGCCGGCACGCTGGGCTGGAACACCAAGACGGCGCTCACGCTGCGCGACGCCAACATCGACAACACCAAGTTCCTGGACCAGTTCCACGGCATGAACAAGGCCAAGTCCCTGGCCGAGTTCAAAGAGGTCTACACCACCCAGCAGGGCCTGCCCTGGGTGAACACCATGTTCGCCGACAAGGACGGCAACGCCTGGTACACGGACGCCACGCCCACGCCCAACCTCACCAAGGACGCGTACACCAAGTGGCTCACCGAGGCGACCACGGGCTCCAACCCCATCACCGCGGGCATCTTCCAGGGCCTGGGCTTCGTGCTGCTCAACGGCAGCGACCCGGCCAATGAGTGGCAGGTGGAGCCGGGCTCGCGCAGCCCCGGCCTCGTGCCCTTCGCCAAGGTGCCGCAGCTGGAGCGCAAGGACTTCGTCTTCAACGCGAACGACAGCTACTGGCTGGCCAACCCCGCCCAGCCGCTCACCGGCTTCTCCCCGCTGCACGGCCTGGAGAACTTCCCCCAGTCGCCGCGCACGCGCATGAACGCCACGGTCCTCACGGAGGTCAGCGAGACCGGCGCCTCCGGCGCGGACGGCAAGTTCAGCCACGAGGAGCTGAAGGCGGCCGTGTTCAGCAACCGCAGCAGCATGGCGGAGCTGCTGCTCGCGTCCGTCGTGGAGCGCTGCACGGGCAAGACGACGGTGACCTACAACAACACCGCCGTGGACATCAGCCAGGCCTGCGCGATCCTGGCCGGCTGGAACGGCCGCTACGACGTGGACCAGAAGGGCGCGTTCGTGTTCCGCGAGTTCCTGGGCGCGTACACCGGTGGCAACCTCCAGAACGCGGGCCCGCTGTTCTCCGTGGGCTTCAACCCGGCCAACCCCATCGCCACGCCCAACACCCTGACGCCCGCGCCCGCCACGGGTGACGACCCGGTGCTGGTGAAGCTGGCGCAGGCCGTCGTCACCATCGGCCGCACCGACAAGAAGCTGGACGCGACGCTGGGCCAGGTGCAGTTCACCACCCGCGCGGGCGCCCCCATCCCCCTGCACGGCGGCATGCACCGCGAGGGCGTCACCAACGTGATGTCCTACGGCGCCGCGCGCACCACGGTGTTCGACTTCGCCCAGCCGCACTCGGCCACGTTCAACGCCAACACCCTGCTGGCGAAGGAGGGCTACCCCATCAACAACGGCAGCTCCTTCATCATGGCGCTCCAGTTCACCGACGCGGGCCCCACCGCCAACGCCGTGCTGACCTACAGCCAGTCCGGCGACCCCAAGTCCCCGCACCACGCGGACCAGACCCAGCTGTACTCCCAGAAGCAGTGGCGCCCCATCCTGTTCACCGACGCGCAGATCAACGGCGACGCGAACCTGGTGGAGACCACCGTCTCCGGCGGGTAA
- a CDS encoding CDP-alcohol phosphatidyltransferase family protein, with the protein MTPEPSSPPAARRPRRHFSMIRTFVLADFVTLGNGFSGAGAILAAMQALATNNPRWLWVAFCLMPVALAMDVADGRIARWRFRKSPLGADLDSLADVISFGMAPAALAFAVGLRGNLDVAALLYFVACGISRLARFNVTSAELSDGTGKVKYFEGTPIPTSLLLVMVLAAATWQGRIGDALWGGVWNLGPLTLHPLALLYVASGSAMISKTLRIPKF; encoded by the coding sequence ATGACGCCCGAGCCCTCGTCACCGCCCGCGGCCCGCCGCCCGCGCCGCCACTTCTCCATGATTCGCACCTTCGTGCTGGCGGACTTCGTCACGCTCGGCAACGGCTTCTCCGGCGCGGGGGCCATCCTCGCGGCCATGCAGGCGCTGGCCACGAACAACCCCCGCTGGCTGTGGGTGGCGTTCTGCCTGATGCCGGTGGCGCTGGCGATGGACGTGGCGGACGGCCGGATTGCCCGGTGGCGCTTCCGCAAGTCGCCGCTGGGCGCGGACCTGGACTCGCTGGCGGACGTCATCTCCTTTGGCATGGCGCCCGCGGCGCTGGCGTTCGCGGTGGGCCTGCGCGGCAACCTGGACGTGGCGGCGCTGCTCTACTTCGTCGCGTGCGGCATCAGCCGCCTGGCGCGCTTCAACGTCACGTCCGCGGAGCTGTCCGACGGCACCGGCAAGGTGAAGTACTTCGAGGGCACCCCCATCCCCACCAGCCTGCTCCTGGTGATGGTGCTGGCGGCGGCCACGTGGCAGGGCCGCATTGGCGACGCGTTGTGGGGTGGGGTGTGGAACCTGGGACCGCTCACGCTGCACCCGCTGGCGCTGCTCTACGTGGCCAGCGGCAGCGCGATGATCAGCAAGACGTTGCGGATTCCGAAATTCTGA
- a CDS encoding choice-of-anchor D domain-containing protein, producing the protein MTGRWGLLGLVVVGLLSGCADRERSSLADGRLTATPGGVDFARVAVFDARESTVTLRNVGRARITVDEAWVEGPEGAYKAEFTHEGPHSLVPGSECTLKVRFAPLAQGGLPAVLVVRSDTRIEPLMRIPLNGAGVDAWARVTPRALDFGRIEADSTKTLGVTLDNPTELPVMVTPKLVGADKDEFVAAPVTVNPGERVELPLTFNPVRVGKKQIALAISPCHGCADVPVQVTAESLERAVVAEPEVVDFGAVPVDRDAIKASSLRNISTEPVTVTSLMLDGTDASFSQNNTGLPLVLQPGEVRAFEIRYSPGHMGAATDRAVYTVVSKRHPTLPVPLRGFGGASELCVSPMMHDFGEQPLGSKVRVVVNVKNCGTDNAGPLTINTLEWTPDATGAQLQFNNKPVALPFTLPANGELNLEVFYEPMREGSANGALVMTTSAFSAATVQLDFFGSAKAHAPCDLTVTPELVDFGTIPPGRGAVLGVKLENKGADLCPVKNIRIANDGGGVFKMPGGELFGGIIYPGDWFSFQVAFQAPFTGGNFAGELQVEQYNPATPVRQVPLMANSQATCLVASPWYLDFGLGRKDCRPAPREVNYLNACTTPVTISNVFIGPGTTDTEFELLDHPAPPAFELAPGESFTVGVDYLAQVTGMNLSPLFVDSSDLPIPLMVPLIGESSKKTDKTDNFVQQDVSKVDVLFVVDNTASMVEEHPKLVSAIPAFVDAARNKAVDVNMAVTTTGISAVSGACPGGALGGEAGRFFPADNSRQRILTLNTPNVAQVLQQNVQVGQCAQVEQGFEAMRRALTSPLVNNVDDPRTPLANDGNAGFLRDSAALVVVFVGDEDDHSPDAVATYVQWAQQRKGENQPQRATFFAIAPTKTSCATAGGTGTRYADAAAQTGGEVLNVCAADYAPLLRQVANKAFSAQDRFPLSEEPDAGTVVVSVNGTETTSGWSYDAASNSVVFSVVPPPGSRVAITYRRACAND; encoded by the coding sequence ATGACGGGGCGCTGGGGCCTGCTGGGTTTGGTGGTGGTGGGACTGCTGTCGGGCTGCGCGGACCGGGAGCGCTCGTCGCTCGCGGACGGCCGGCTGACGGCGACGCCGGGCGGCGTCGACTTCGCGCGGGTGGCGGTTTTCGACGCTCGCGAATCCACGGTGACGCTGCGCAACGTGGGCCGCGCGCGCATCACGGTGGACGAGGCCTGGGTGGAGGGGCCGGAAGGCGCCTACAAGGCCGAGTTCACCCATGAGGGGCCTCACAGCCTGGTGCCGGGCAGCGAGTGCACGCTGAAGGTGCGCTTCGCGCCGCTGGCCCAGGGCGGTCTGCCCGCGGTGCTGGTGGTGCGCTCGGACACGCGCATCGAGCCGCTGATGCGCATTCCCCTCAACGGCGCGGGCGTGGACGCGTGGGCGCGGGTGACGCCGCGCGCGCTGGACTTCGGCCGCATCGAGGCGGACTCCACCAAGACGCTGGGCGTGACGCTGGACAACCCCACGGAACTGCCGGTGATGGTGACGCCCAAGCTGGTGGGCGCGGACAAGGACGAGTTCGTCGCGGCGCCGGTGACGGTGAACCCGGGCGAGCGCGTGGAGTTGCCCCTCACCTTCAACCCGGTGCGGGTGGGCAAGAAGCAGATTGCCCTGGCCATCTCGCCCTGCCACGGCTGCGCGGACGTGCCGGTGCAGGTGACGGCGGAGTCGCTGGAGCGTGCGGTGGTGGCGGAGCCGGAGGTGGTGGACTTTGGCGCGGTGCCGGTGGACCGCGACGCCATCAAGGCCTCCAGCCTGCGCAACATCAGCACGGAGCCGGTGACGGTGACGTCGCTCATGCTGGATGGCACGGACGCGTCCTTCAGCCAGAACAACACGGGTCTGCCGCTGGTGCTCCAGCCGGGTGAGGTGCGCGCCTTCGAAATCCGCTACAGCCCCGGCCACATGGGCGCGGCCACCGACCGCGCCGTCTATACCGTGGTGAGCAAGCGCCACCCCACGCTCCCCGTGCCGCTGCGCGGCTTTGGCGGCGCGTCCGAGCTGTGCGTGTCGCCGATGATGCACGACTTCGGCGAGCAGCCGCTGGGCTCCAAGGTGCGCGTGGTGGTGAACGTGAAGAACTGCGGCACGGACAACGCGGGGCCGCTGACCATCAACACGCTGGAGTGGACGCCGGACGCGACGGGCGCCCAGCTCCAGTTCAACAACAAGCCGGTGGCGCTGCCGTTCACCCTGCCGGCCAACGGCGAGCTGAACCTGGAGGTCTTCTACGAGCCCATGCGCGAGGGCAGCGCGAACGGCGCGCTGGTGATGACCACGAGCGCGTTCTCCGCAGCCACCGTGCAGCTGGACTTCTTCGGCAGCGCCAAGGCGCATGCGCCGTGTGATTTGACCGTCACGCCGGAGCTGGTGGACTTCGGCACCATCCCGCCGGGCCGCGGCGCGGTGCTGGGCGTGAAGCTGGAGAACAAGGGCGCGGACCTGTGCCCCGTGAAGAACATCCGCATCGCCAACGACGGCGGCGGCGTGTTCAAGATGCCCGGCGGCGAGCTCTTCGGCGGCATCATCTACCCGGGGGACTGGTTCAGCTTCCAGGTGGCGTTCCAGGCGCCCTTCACCGGCGGCAACTTCGCGGGTGAGCTGCAGGTGGAGCAGTACAACCCGGCGACGCCGGTGCGGCAGGTGCCGCTGATGGCGAACTCGCAGGCGACGTGCCTGGTGGCCTCGCCCTGGTACCTGGACTTCGGCCTGGGCCGCAAGGACTGCCGCCCGGCGCCGCGCGAGGTGAACTACCTCAACGCGTGCACCACGCCCGTCACCATCTCCAACGTCTTCATCGGGCCGGGCACGACGGACACGGAGTTCGAGCTGTTGGACCACCCGGCGCCGCCCGCGTTCGAGCTTGCGCCGGGCGAGTCCTTCACGGTGGGCGTGGACTACCTGGCGCAGGTGACGGGCATGAACCTGTCACCGCTCTTCGTGGACTCCAGCGACCTGCCCATTCCTCTGATGGTGCCGCTCATCGGTGAGTCGTCGAAGAAGACGGACAAGACGGACAACTTCGTGCAGCAGGACGTGAGCAAGGTGGACGTGCTGTTCGTCGTGGACAACACGGCGTCCATGGTCGAGGAGCACCCGAAGCTCGTGTCCGCCATCCCCGCGTTCGTGGACGCCGCGCGCAACAAGGCGGTGGACGTGAACATGGCGGTGACGACGACGGGCATCTCCGCGGTGTCCGGCGCGTGCCCGGGCGGCGCGCTGGGTGGCGAAGCCGGCCGCTTCTTCCCGGCGGACAACAGCCGTCAGCGCATCCTGACCCTGAACACGCCCAACGTGGCGCAGGTGCTCCAGCAGAACGTGCAGGTGGGCCAGTGCGCCCAGGTGGAGCAGGGCTTTGAAGCGATGCGCCGCGCGCTCACGTCTCCGCTGGTGAACAACGTGGATGATCCGCGCACGCCGCTGGCCAACGACGGCAACGCGGGCTTCCTGCGCGACTCCGCGGCGCTGGTGGTGGTGTTCGTGGGCGACGAGGACGACCACTCGCCGGACGCGGTCGCCACGTACGTGCAGTGGGCGCAGCAGCGCAAGGGGGAGAACCAGCCGCAGCGGGCCACGTTCTTCGCCATCGCGCCCACCAAGACGTCCTGCGCCACGGCGGGCGGCACCGGCACCCGGTACGCGGACGCGGCGGCGCAGACGGGCGGCGAGGTGCTCAACGTCTGCGCGGCGGACTACGCGCCGCTGCTCCGCCAGGTGGCCAACAAGGCGTTCAGTGCGCAGGACCGCTTCCCGCTGAGCGAGGAGCCGGACGCGGGCACGGTGGTGGTGAGCGTCAACGGCACTGAGACCACCAGCGGGTGGTCCTACGACGCCGCGTCCAACAGCGTGGTGTTCAGCGTGGTGCCGCCGCCGGGCTCCCGGGTGGCCATCACCTACCGCCGCGCCTGCGCCAACGACTGA